ATTGCTCAGTCACAAGGGGAATGAATGCATTACTTACACCTTGCCCAGTTCCTCTGCTACGGTTGGATGACACTCTTTACCATACGTGTTCAGGGTGTGATACAAGAAACCGCAATGGGTGACAATAGCTATCTCTTTCTCCTCCATTGTCCATAACCTGCAAGCACATCCGACGAATAGTTTAATTTAATCTAGCTACCAAAAAAAAAGTTACTGGTCAACCCAACGGGTCACCTAATCTGAGGTTTGTCTTTCTCGATACATGTTACACATAAATCTTCAGCATCTAGAACTTCCTAACGTCAAATGAAATGCACTTCACAATCCTTCACCACCAGTTTGACGGATTTGTTGATGTTGTTGCAGGATTTTAGATTCTCCAATGACCAAGACCAAAGGGCGCTCATACATGGCAAAAAATTCCTCAAAAGCTCCAAGGGTATTATTATGCATGAGGAAGATGAGTGTGACCATGCGGATCTTATTTGGCGCAGCCGCTGTCCAAACAAGCTGAAGATCTTTGCTTGGCTCTTGTTTAGAGGTCGGCTAAACACCAGGGACAACCTCTTTGATAAGCACATTGCAGCCGCCACAGCTTGCCCACGATGTAATGCCACTTCAGAGGGCACACAGCATTTGTTCATTGCTTGCCCAAGGGCTGCATCCATATGGCTGCGCCTAGGCACTGTCCTCCCTGCTCGGTTCCAAGATCTTTGGGCTACCTCGACGCCGGCTGACCTTTGAAACTTGCATTTGGCCAGAGATTCTTCTACCGATTCAATGGAAGATATGGGACTCTTGACCGTCTTCAGGAATAAAAATCATAGCAAGTCGACCGCTGTTCGAAGTATCTGTAGTGACTTTGAACTTTGGACTCATCGGTTTAAAGAACCGAGTGATAAGATGGCTGCCCAGTCGCAACTATCCCACCTCACAGATATACGTGGCCTTGTAACTTCTCTCTAACACCAAGCCCCTTGGGTCACTTTGAGTAATATGTATATACACAGGTGGGGACCCTCCCACCGGCGgtgattcctcaaaaaaaagtgaTGCAAATAACATGATTCTTTAGGAACATGGGAATCCTGTAAAAGTAATATAGGGCGTGCAGATGAATATTATCAAGGTACTTGTGTTTCATGTTCATAAAAGCAGAGCATCAGGCTTATATTTTCAAGACATTAATGAAAAGAAACTAATCAATCTTATAAAGGAAAATTACCAGTCAAAGAAATTCATGCCCCTGGCAACAACAGACTCATCTGTTTCTATGACATCGGGTCCCCAAAGAACATCTTCATCATTCTTTATCTGTAAAGAGTGTGAGCACACGTATATTAAAAACACCATCAAGCACTGTGTCATGAACTGTTCTTGTGAATTAGCAACAGTAGGTACTTGCCAAGGAAAAATCAATGGCAGGAAAGAGAGTACGGTATCTTGTTATGCTGCTCCTTTTGTCGGAGGTAAGAACACTCTGCATTTTATAATCAAATATTGAGAATATTTGTCAACAGAGCATTGCTGATACGGGAGAAGCAGACACAAACAGGGGCTTCTGTTCCATTATGCATATAATGGAACCCGGCTCCCAGTTTGGGACGCATATGGAAAATAAAGAGACATAAAGAGGCACACAAAATTCTCAACTGAGAGTATTCGACTTAGAGGTTAAAATAAAGGTGAACAAGATATTCTAGCAACTGCGAAAATAGCCTATTCTAGTTAATATTTAACACAAACCAACATAAATGAGGagacatttttatttattttgtaacAAATAATAGGGAAATACCAACTTCTCCCTGCAGGCCTCAACTGCAAGAAACGGTGGGCAGTTCAAACTTGAAATCGCCTGACGTCCACTGTTTTCTGCACCTTCTACCATTAATGGGGGTGCAGTTACTCCATCAGTATAGTTCCCACCACCAAAGACCCCCACTGCAGTTTGCATAGTCCTGTGAGATTGGTTCAAGTGAACATAAAAAGCTTAGAAGAAGATCCAGAACACTGAAAATGTACAAGACGGCCAGAAGGTCAAGGAAAACTATACCTCATTAGAGGGGAAACAATAACCAACTCAATCTTTTTTGCTAGTCCAGATTTCGTCACATGCTCTCGCAGGCAATCAACCTACAAATGCATTTTAATCAACATCCATGGAACTTGAAAATCCCACATAAAAAAAGTCGAGTGGTATTTCGATCAACATTATACGTCAGGGCCAGAAAAGAACTCAACTAATTACCCAACTGCAGACAAAAGACTTTGAGATGAACATGCCCAAAAAATTGGCTCGCAGCCTTACCGGAATCAACTAAAGGCATTGCAATGTCATCCAAAACAAGGTGGTGTCATTGTGTTCTGATACAACTGGGTTAGGGTTGATATCTCTAGTCAGAGGTTGATGCTAACACAGGGGACTTAATTTTTTTAAGGCGGCAATAAGAACCATGTGAACTACTAACAACCTAAGGTTTTGCATATAAAATGGCTGCTACACTGTGAGGATTTCATTAGTAAGGAAAAAATATTCTCTAGGATTTCAGCCATGAAAGCTTGACAGAATAACCATAGACAAAAGTATTGGACATTGCCATAATACTGCTAACTGCCACAAATGCATTTGACAGAAGATGCCATCATCCAAATAAAGGTTGAACATCATCAATGAGGGTCTGTTATTATGTGAGGTGAATGAATTGAGTATCCAACACTTGAATTACACAAATAAACTTCTATCACTAAAGCATCATGACATGATGCCACATTTACACATTTCGATATAAACAATCTTAATGTTTGATAATATTGTACGATGGATGGCCTGATATCATGAGCACAACACATGATAGTGAACTGATAATGTAAAGAGCAGTGGTTGAAATGCATGGGGATAATGTAAGGAAAACAAGAAACCTTACTTGGCTCCAGCCCAAAGGGGTAAGTTGGGCATCAAGCAGCTCAGGTAAAGTGAAGTCTACAATATCCTTCTCTTCTTCCGCGTTGTGAACACCCTGGGCATGCCTCACCTGCGCACATTGGTTACACACACGGAAACAGACTGTTCACACTTCTCTTGCAGGTTTGTCACCGATAATTGATGCCACATCCTCGGGTAAAAGGTGGACCCAAAGAGCAGCTCAAAGTGTAGTACCAGGTATATGGTTTTGCATCGGTGCGCGGGATACAGAGCTGCGACTGCGCTGGCCTCCATTTCTGCCCAACATAAACAGATAATCATATTATCATCCATCGACGAACTAGACGGGTAAAGACAATGTAATCAGACCATGGTTACATTCTTGATATATGCGACAAAGGAAAATCATttcggctgcgatgcggcagatgTCTGATCCTCCGGCTTTATGTATAAGCGTGTTTGGTTGGGGTGAATTGGTAGCTGGGAATGGGAGTTTTAGAGGTATGATGAGACATACAGTATAAACCATTGTTTTGTTGCTGGGCAAGGGAGTTAAGGAGGTAAGGGGATGAAAAACCAGCTCTCAAATTCCCACTAGTAACTCTCACCGCACACCAAAGCATGGGTTTAGGACTGAAAATCAACCACCTCCCATGCCTAATCCCCTAGCAAACTCCCATGCCAAATACGCGGTCGAGATCTGGCGCTGCGGTCGAGGAGAAGGTCAAGTGCTGGGAAGAATTTGACCTCTGCGAGAAACAGGACAGGGGGTCGATCTTTCCATGGAGGGAGGGGTGCGGCCGtacctgaggaggaggaggagctaaaccaagtgcggcggcggcggcggcggtggtggtggaggaagcCGTCAGCGGTGTCCTcttcggctgcttgatttttcctTGGCAAAGCCGGAGGCCGAGCACCACCACGCGCGCGTCCCCATCGCCATCGTCTCTCCTCGGCTTGGATATTTTAGGCTTAAAAAGAGGCATCTGATTGGGTTTCGCTTTCTCCTATCCAGATGCCAATTGTCTTTGTGTTTGTCTTACTTGGAGCGACCATGTGTGTACGCCCTGTAAGTTATTTGTTAAATGAACATGTGGTAATTCCTCTTAAAAAAACCTAAAAGAAAATGCCTTTTAACCCTAAAAAAACATGTGTTATTTCTCATGCTCATCTCATATAGGAGGGCATGTTGTGTCCTCGTCCCTCTCCGACCACTGCCCGCTTCTGCTTGCTGAAGATAAGGGGCCAAGGAGGCCTAGGACTTTCAAATTTGAGAACTTTTGGGCTTCTATGCCAGGCTTCTATGACGTGGTCCACAAGGCCTGGGTCGAGCCAGTTGAGCATACTGACCCATACATGATCCTTTTCCACAAGCTCAAGAAAACGGCGACGCGTCTCACGGAATGGAGTAGAGGCCTCTTCTCTAAAGCCAAGATCCACCTCCATGCCGCCCTCTTGGTGATCCTCCGCCTCGACATTGCTCAGGAGGGAAGGTTGCTCTCCCCCGGGGAGCGCGACCTTCGAGCTCGGCTTAAGAGAAGGGTCATAAGCTTGGCCGCGCTGGAGAAAGCACGTAAAAAGCAGTGTGCTAGAATCGCAAACATTAAGGAAGGGGATGCCAACACCAAATTCTTTCACCGTCGCGTTAACGCAAGAAGGAGGAAAAACTATATTCACCGGATTATGAAGGATCAAGGGTGGGTGACCGAACACAATGCCAAGGAGAAGATAATCCATGACCACTTTTCGCAAGTAATGAAAAGAGGAAGTGGAAGCATGAAGGACTTCAATTGGGAGGAGCTCAATCTGGAGTCGCATGACCTGCGTGAGCTTGATGCTCCCCTCTCTGAGGCGGAGGTCATCAAGGCGATTAATAGCATGCCTAGCGACAAGGCGCCTGGGCCAGATGGCTTCACCGGCCTCTTCTTCAAAAAGTGTTGGGACATCATCAAGCACGACCTCATGAGGGTGATTCAACGCTTTGACTCCCTCCACACAACAAACCTACACTGGCTCAACTCTGCAAATATTGTGTTGCTTCCCAAGAAGGATGGGGCGGAGAGCATCGTCGACTTTCGGCCCATTAGCCTCATCCATGCAATCGCCAAGATCATCGCGAAGGTGCTCGCTATCCGGCTTGGCCCGCACATGTCCGCCCTCGTCTCCAACGCTCAAAGTGCGTTCATCAAAACGCGGagcatccacgacaacttcatgtatgtTAGAAACCTTGCGCGACGCTTGCACAAGAGCAAGACTCCATCTCTCCTTTTCAAGCTGGACATCCGCAAGGCATTTGACTCTGTCAAATGGGAGTACTTGCTTGACCTCCTACGGAGGCGAGGTTTCCCAAGCAAATTTCGAGAGTGGATTGCGGCTCTGCTATGCTCCTCATCTTCGAGGATCCTCTTGAATGGGGTAGCTGGTACCCCCATCAAGCATGGCCAGGGACTACGGCAAGGGGACCCAGTCTCTCCCCTCCTTTTTGTGATAGCTATTGACCCATTGAAGCAAATCCTTGATGTGGCGACAAGGAAGGGCCTTCTTCACAAGGTCCGAGGGAGAGGGGTCATGGTGCGAACCTCTCTCTATGCGGATGATGCGGCTGTGTTTGTGGCGCCGATCAAAAGAGATGTGGACAACCTCGCGGCCATTTTGCGAGGTTTTGGCGAAGTCACCGGCCTTTGCACCAACTTCCATAAGAGCTCAATGGTCCCCATTCGGTGCGGCAACCTTGACTTGGGCCACATCACGCAAGGGCTACCTGCTGTCAGGGCTTCCTTTCCGCTCCGCTACCTGGGACTCCCGCTATCTGTGTGGAAGCTGAAGCTCGCCGACCTACAATTTCTTGTCGATAAAGTGGCAAGTAGACTGACTACATATGACGGCCAAAACATCACCACCATTGGTCGCACGGCCCTTGTTAAGTCGGTCCTCACTTCCCAAGTGATCTACTTCATCACGCCACTTGTCATACAACCCACCATTCTGCAAAACATCGACAAGCTTGAGCGGGCCTTCCTATGGTCGGGATCGGATACGACATCCGGGGCAAAGTGCAAGGTCAATTGGGATGTTGTCAGCCGGCCGCTCGCCTATGGTGGACTCGGGGTCCTCAACACCAACAAGTTCGCTCGGGCTTTGCGTTTGCGGTGGCCTTGGTACGAGTGGAAGGAGCCCACAAAGTTGTGGGTCGGGAGTGGGAACCCGTGCGATGAGGAGGACCTCAACTTTTTCTACGCCTGTACCACCATCACGGTTGGGAACGGTGCGAAGACTCCTTTTTGGGACTCCCCTTGGCTCCTTGGTCGCAAGCCCAAAGACATTGCTCCGCTAATTTACGGGACTTTCTCTCGGAAGCACTGGAAGGTACGGGAGGCCCTCAAGGACAATGCGTGGATCCTCAAAATCAGACCGCCCGCATCGGTCTCCATCGAGCATGTTGCCCAATTCTTCACCCTTTGGATGCTACTGCACGAGGTGCACCTGGATGAGCTGACCGAGGATGACATCCTATGGAAGCACACGGAATCTGGGCACTACTCCGCAGCCTCCGCTTACAGGGCACAATTTTTGGGCTTGGTCCTCTCCCCCATGGACCAAATGGTCTGGAAGGCTTGGGCCCCACCAAAagtcaagttctttgcttggctcGCGCTTCAGGATAGGATCTGGACTGCTGACAGATTGGAGAAGCGAGGATGGCCTAACTGTGGCCCATGCCCCTTGTGCCAACGGGTGCAGGAATGTGGCCCTCATCTTTTTTTCAGATGCCGCTTCACTCTCAGGCTTTGGAACATGGCTATTCAGAAATTTCACATCCATGACATGGACACGTCCACATGGCACCTGTTTGACTCCGTTCATGCCTGGTGGGCGAGCACATGCACCACGGGCACCATCGATAGAAAAGCAAAGGCATCGATTACCATGCTAGTGTCATGGGTGATCTGGAATGAGCGCAACACAAGAGTGTTCAGGAAAAAGAGCGCACCTCCACAAATCTTGCTCAACATCATTGAAGACGAGGCAAACCTTTGGATCAAAGCGGGGGCAAAGAAACTAGGGTCATTTTTGTTGCGAGAATAATTGTCATGCCGTAACTTGGGTGTGTGTTGTAAcaaactctctctctcttccttatttaatatatgaggcaaatcttttgcctccgtttcaaaaaaaaatatagGAGGGCATTATGAGGGGTTATGGGATATGTTTGGGTCTTCGGGCAGTGCCCCACGTAGGATTTGGCCTACACTGGgtcatcttttctctttctttatttctttttttggttCTCTCTCCATCCCACCAATCACATGCATATGACTggacatatataaagaaaaaagtgAACTCAAAATTAACATGCCCACACACTAACCCGACCCATGCGCAAATGTTTAGGAGCCAAAAACTGAGGTTACCGGTTACAGATGCTCTTATGTCGATCGGGTTGGAGCAGGCTGATCGAACCATATTCCCACATTggatcttttttttttcttcttcttcttctttttacaaTCAACACCTCCTTTATCCATTCATTAGGATTGATAATAGAATTGTTTAGCCCGCAAAAAAAGTAGAATCGTTTACAACCAATGAAATCATAGCCTTGGGGACAGAATCCATCCAGATATTAGGAGTAAATTTAGCTATCCTAGGCTCCTAGCTTATTCATGAGTTACCTGGGTTTTTTATGTGATGAGCTCCCTGTTTTTCTGTCCCAACAAGCAAGTAGAGAGGCTAAGTGTTCCGTATCTTTCTTGGAGGTCCAGCCaagatttttaaaaaaaaatcatatatGAATTTAAAATCTGAGCACAACTGTTGAATGCAATTTTGTAATTCATAGTGGAATTATATGCAGAGATCATCTTTTTCACATATTTATAGACGTGGTAACTTGTGTGTGTGTATATGCGCAcctactaagagcatctacaaccggactccTCATACCCATCCAAATGCTCGGACTGGCTGCCTGGTCAGTGTCCGGACGAAAAAACGCCACCCGATCGACCTCCCGGTAGCCGGCCCAAACGCCTAGACTAACCAACACTCCCCATATCCAACCCAAATCTGAGACGGATATGGGGAAGCCCGGACACAGCCAGGCACGCCCGCCATGTCAGATTGACCGGGAGGGCCGCGCCAATTAACCCGTATTCGTCCCCCTTCCCCTCCTTGCCACTGAAGGTCAGCGGTACCGAACAACGCCACCAGACTTAAGAAAAAATTATGGTCATCACTTTTTGCAGAAAATCTCCTGTTGTTTTTGAAATAAACTCGTAGTTCAGTTTTAAGCAAACGGAAAAAAATGTTTTGCTATTTGCAAAAACAAAACCCTAATATTTGGGTTAATCAACCCGTAGTCTATATCAAATGTGTTTCAATAATATCCGTATCTTTGAAATCCTAACTTCAATTTTTAAGTGTTATTTTAGCTGTTAACCATTTTTAAAATGCTATTTAGGGTTCTGAATACAATGTTCCAATGTTATTTTACATGTTAACCATTAAAAAATGCTATTTAGGGTTCAGCGTATTGTACTCGTTCTCAAAAGGAGGGGTATGCGTGTAAGTCCTTATTTCCCATGAATTTGGGTATCTGTTCAAACAACAAATCACATAAACATAACCAATCGTGTTGATCATACACCGGAGCAACAGACAGTAAGTCCTACCCGTAGATGTCGCTCATCTATTCTGAGTTCATTGTCAGCCAGAACCGGGGTTTGGTAAAAGAATCAAAGACATCCAAGCACCCTGACAGTTTCAGTTCTTGCTAGCTTCTTCAGCCTCCTTCTCGTCTGCGACATCGCTGGGCATATCAAGCCCGGTCGGTATCTTCCCAGCGAAGTTGTATTTAGAGGTATCCGATCCAAGGTTACTGCAGCAAGCGTTGCAAAGCAAATCCACGTTAAAAAAAAGCAAAGCGTCAACTGTCAACGTAACCGCTGAGGCGAAACAAGAACTGACCTTCTGTCGATCAACACCATCGACCGGAGCTCACAGTTGGCGAAGCTGTATATAACCAAATCAAAAGTTAGCAACATGCTCGGCATTTTACGGTTGAACATTTTAGGGTCTAGCACAAGAATCATCATACAGGGATTGCAATTTGCTTATACTTTCTATGGTTTGAAGTTCCAATGGTTACATCGGGCAAATATTGTGCTCTCCCAGCATACCTAAAATTTCCTTTTAAAAAAAAAAAGCATACCTAAAATTTACCACAAGACCTAAAAACAGAATTTTGGGTTTTTTGCCCAAAAAACTGCTCAAACAACACACCTATATGCATAGGGATAAAAAAAATTGGGTAGCCACCAAAATTTTCCTACCAAGGACCCATATTTGGGCCCAACCTACCACACTACCCAAACCACCAAAAATGGCTGCCCTGTTAAACTTCGCCGCCGCCACTTCCGCTCTATACCCAAGCCCAACCGCGACCCCGCCACCGAATCCCACCGCTCGGGGCCGACCATCGCGATCCTCCCCGCCTGGGCCCCACAATTCAAGTCGTCCCGCAGCTCCCTGCCACCCGTCGCCGAGCTTGGCACCACCATTTTTTAGTTCGAGCtcggccaccaccgccgccgtcccCGAGCACTGCGCCACCAAACATGTTGAAGGAACCACCATGGACCCCGAAGCACCGCAGTGTGAGGCTTCGGCCATGCTGTAAGTTTGCGGCTGAGATCCATAACCCGGAAACGAAGGCACGTGCGCGGCTTCACACGTTCGCCACCACAGAGAAGGCGGTGCGCGCCTACGACGCTTCGCTTCTTCGGGAGCCTGGCGAGGCTCAACTTTTCACGCCGACGCCGTCACCGTGGCCACGATCGCAGCTCCCATTAGGATCGTCTCCCGGGCCGAGGAGAAGGAACACCGCAAGACCGAGGAACAACTTGGGGCCAGGCGCGCCAATGCCGCCTTCATGGCAGCTCTCATCGTGGAGAACCGAGAACAGCATGTTCTTTGAGATGAAGGAATTGTGCAAGATCGATCATGAGCGTGAGCGGATCGCCCGACTCAACGCCGAGTGTGAGGAGATGTTCAAGGAGCTCGACGAGCTCACCGAGGAGAtgttcgacgacgacgacgccggccCCTCCGGCACCTAGTTTTAATCGCAATATAGCTAGTTTTAGTCTCAATGTAGTGGTAGGGATGATTAATTATGATGGTAGTAGTGTCAATTTAGCTGTGTTTAATGTGCAACTGATGCTTAATTATGAGATGAACTATGTGTTATCTCTATGTTTTATTTGGTTTCGAAAATATAGGTATCCAATTTTAAGTACGTCGTAAGAGGAGAATTTTTTTTTGGCTACCCAAATATTCTCTCTCTGCCTAAAATGGATTTGGGTAGCCAAACTTTAGGTATGCTATTGGAGATGATTAAAGTTTGCAGAATATGGTGAGTTGATTGCTCAGTTGCAAGGGAATAAATCACTTACTGCTTGCCCAGTTCCTCTGCTATGGTTGGATGACACTCTTTACCGTACATGTTTAGGGTGTGATACAAGAAACCGCTATGGCTGACAATAgcaatctctttctcttctcttgtCCATAACCTGCAAGCACATCCGAGGAATAGTTTAATTTAATCCGGCTACCAAAAATAAAGTTACTGGTCGACTCAAGGGGTCATCTAATCTGAGGTTTGTCTTCCCCACTACATGCTACACATAAATCTCCAGCATTTACAACTTCCTGATGTCAAATAAGTCACTCATTGGTAACACATGTATGAGAAACAAGCATCAGAGGAAGCACTGTGTGGGGGCACAATCCTTCATCACCAGTTCCAGTTTATCTCTAAATCATCCAACAAGTGTTAACGCAGATAAATTAGCATATATAGCCAGCTTCTGCCTTCCAGTACATGCATGAAAGTGAGGCAAATAACATAATTCGCTAGGAACATGGGACCCTGTCAGGTCGGGAGTGGTCAATAAATTGCTTGTTTTGGTGAACAAATTATTCTGAATGACGCGTTAAAAATGACCAAAAGTGATGCGATGCAGATGAATATTTATTGAGGTACTAGTGTTTCATGTTCATAAAACCCGAGCATCAGGCTTTTATATTTTCAAGACAATAATGAAAAGAAACTACCAATCTTAGCAAGGAAAATTACCAGTCAAAGAACTTCATGCCCCTGAGAGCAACAGACTCATTTGTTTCTCTGACATCGGGTTCCCAAAGAACATCTTCATCATTCTCTATCTGTAAAGAGTGCAAGCACACATATTAAAAACACCATCGAGATACTGTCTCATGAAATGTTCTTGTGATTTAGCAACAGCAAGTACTTGCCAAGGAAAAATCAATGGCAGGAAAGAGAGTACGGTATTTTGTTACGCTGCTCCTCTTGTCACAGGGATGAACACCCTGCAATTTATAATCAAATATAAAACGAAATATTAAGAATATTTGTCAACAGAGCATTACTGATACAAAAGAAGCAGAGACAAACAGAGGCATGAAATTTCTCGAACGAGGGTGTTCGACTTTAGAAGTCAAAACAAAGATGAACAAGTTATTCTACAAACCAATGAGGCACTAAATGACAAGATTTTTTTAATCTTGCAACAAATGATAGGGAAATACCAAGTGCTCCCTGCAGGCCTCAACAGCAAGAAACGGTGGGCAGTTCAAACTTGAAATTGGCTGACGTCCACTGTTTCCTGCACCTTCTACCATTAATGGTGATGCACTTGCTCCATCAGTATAGCTGCCACCACCAAAGACCCCTACTGCAGTTTGCATAGTCCTGTGAGATTAGTTGAAATGAAATACTGTGAGGCTCATTTAGTATTAGTAGTCACATACTACGGCAATGCACTGTCATATTATAGACATGAGGTGAATGACTAAGGGTGTAAAAGATGCTCAAACTGATTATTTTTTAGTACTATAGATTTTATGCACATGGGTCATGTAAGGCATGTAGTAAGAACTGCAGACAACAAGGATATTTCTTCATGTAAAACAAAACAAATCTAAACTCTGTTTGGCCGTTGCGGAAGACAAGACTCTGTGCAACCCCATAATGGCATAATTTTACTAACCATGAAGCCACTGCTGAACAGTTCTGACTCTAGTTGAGTGCTTCTCTGACTGAAGTCATGTTTTGGTATGCACTACCTATAACTGAATATGCATAATGATACTATAATTTAAGGTAAAATTGAAAGACTCGTGGCCCAAGCAATAGCTGATACATGGAGATGCTTAACTGACATAATTTACAGGCCTTTCAAATGTTTTTTTTTCTAAAGACAATTAACGTTCAGTCCAGGAAAATATGGTTAGAAGATCAACCTAGTCTAGGTTTAAGCAGTGCTACAATTTATACTAGAAGCTGAAAGCCTAACACTGTATTTATTGAAAGAACATTAATGCAATGCCAACTCTGAACATAAAAAAACTTATGAGAAGATCCAGAACACTGAAATTACGTACAACAAGATCAAGGTCAAGGAAAACTATACCTGAGTAGAGGAGAAACAATAACCAACTCAATCTTTTTTGCTAGTCCACATTTTGTCACATGATCTCGCAGGGTATCAACCTACAAATGAATGTAAATCAATATCCATGGAACTTGAAAATGAAACATGAATAAAAGTTGAGTGATGTTTTGATCAACATTATGTGTCAAGGCCAGAAAGGAACTCAACTAATTACACAACTGTGCCATAAGACTTTGAAATGAACATGGCAAAGTTTTGGCTTACAGCCATAAGGGAATCAACTAAAGGCATCTCAATGTCATCCAAAACAAGGTGGTGTCATTGTGTTCTGATACAACTAGGGTTACGGTTGATATATTTAGTGAGACGTTGATGCTAACACAGGGGACTTCATTTTTTAAGGCGGCGTTAAGAACCATGTGAACTATTAACAACCTAAGATTTTGCATATAAAATGGCTGCTATGCTGTGAAGATTCCTTTAGTAAGGAAAACGTATTCTCCAGGATTTCAGTTATGAAAGCATGGCAGAATAGCCATAGACAAAAGTACTGAGCATTGCCATAATAGATAATACTGCTAACTGCTACAAATGCATATGACAGAAGATGTCATCATCCAAATAAAGGTTAAACATCATCAATGAGGATCTCTCAGTATGTGAGGTGAATGAATTGAGTATCCAACGCTTGAATTACAGAAACTTCTATAACTAAGCATCATGACATGATGCCCACATCTTCACATTTTCTTATAAAAAATCTTAATGTTTGACTTTGATAATATTGTACTCCATGTTGATCGAAATAGACAACAAGCACCATGAATGTCTTGATATCATGAGCACAACA
The window above is part of the Triticum aestivum cultivar Chinese Spring chromosome 2A, IWGSC CS RefSeq v2.1, whole genome shotgun sequence genome. Proteins encoded here:
- the LOC123187095 gene encoding phosphoglycerate mutase-like protein 1; the protein is MEASAVAALYPAHRCKTIYLVRHAQGVHNAEEEKDIVDFTLPELLDAQLTPLGWSQVDCLREHVTKSGLAKKIELVIVSPLMRTMQTAVGVFGGGNYTDGVTAPPLMVEGAENSGRQAISSLNCPPFLAVEACREKLSVLTSDKRSSITRYRTLFPAIDFSLIKNDEDVLWGPDVIETDESVVARGMNFFDWLWTMEEKEIAIVTHCGFLYHTLNTYGKECHPTVAEELGKVFANCELRAMVLVNRSKLGSDTSTYNFAGKIPAGLDLPSDVADKKQAEEASKN
- the LOC123187096 gene encoding phosphoglycerate mutase-like protein 1 isoform X1, giving the protein MLPNPPAFAFSSIITTTAPALRLCLPISPPAAAASSSPLSFAVGSVSLRRRRRRRRRASFSGCRCSSSSSPEMEAGAGTALYPAHRCKTIYLVRHAQGVHNVEGEKDFAAYKSQALLDAQLTPLGWSQVDTLRDHVTKCGLAKKIELVIVSPLLRTMQTAVGVFGGGSYTDGASASPLMVEGAGNSGRQPISSLNCPPFLAVEACREHLGVHPCDKRSSVTKYRTLFPAIDFSLIENDEDVLWEPDVRETNESVALRGMKFFDWLWTREEKEIAIVSHSGFLYHTLNMYGKECHPTIAEELGKQCRRGRRRRRRTSPRFANCELRSMVLIDRSNLGSDTSKYNFAGKIPTGLDMPSDVADEKEAEEASKN
- the LOC123187096 gene encoding phosphoglycerate mutase-like protein 1 isoform X2; amino-acid sequence: MLPNPPAFAFSSIITTTAPALRLCLPISPPAAAASSSPLSFAVGSVSLRRRRRRRRRASFSGCRCSSSSSPEMEAGAGTALYPAHRCKTIYLVRHAQGVHNVEGEKDFAAYKSQALLDAQLTPLGWSQVDTLRDHVTKCGLAKKIELVIVSPLLRTMQTAVGVFGGGSYTDGASASPLMVEGAGNSGRQPISSLNCPPFLAVEACREHLGVHPCDKRSSVTKYRTLFPAIDFSLIENDEDVLWEPDVRETNESVALRGMKFFDWLWTREEKEIAIVSHSGFLYHTLNMYGKECHPTIAEELGKHFANCELRSMVLIDRSNLGSDTSKYNFAGKIPTGLDMPSDVADEKEAEEASKN